From the genome of Corallococcus macrosporus DSM 14697:
ATGCCGTCGTCCGTCTGCCCGTAGTCGATGACGGTGACGGTGTTGGGGTGGCGCAGCTTGGACGTCAGCGACGCCTCGCGCAGGAAGCGCTTCTGGAAGCCCGGATCCCTGCTGCTGGGGAAGCTGGGGTTGAGCACCTTGAGCGCCACCACGCGCTCGAGCGGTGCCTGGAGGGCGCGGTAGACCCGCCCCATGCCCCCGATGCCCAGCGGTTCCAGGATGCTGAAGCGGCCGTTCAGGGTCCGCCCGATGAGCGGATCCGCGCCTGTTCCAGTGGGTGCCTCGGGATTCGGCGAGTCGCCCTTGATCATTCGTAGCCCCAGACAGCAAGCAACATCGGTTCTCCTGAAGTGTCGCCGCGCTTCATCAAACCATACCTGCCTCGTGCTCCGCACCAGGGGGCTGTCCGATCCAGCACGTCTGATGCCTTCCGTTGACGCCATCACTCGTCAAACGTGTGAGAGTGCATGCCGGTCAGCCCGCATTGACGCTTCTTTGTCTGACAGACTAGCGTGCTCCAATCCCGCGCTTCAGTGACAGGCGGGAGTTCCCCTGATGCCAGACACACCAGAGAATCCCATGGCAGCGCGGTCGCGCCGTCTCTCCGTCGAGGAGCGGCTGGGGCAGCTCGAGGCGGAGCAGGCCCGGCTGCGCCAGGAGCTGGCGTCGCTGGCGGGTGAGCTGCGACTGCCGGGCATGTACCTGACGGTGGACGCGGCGGGGACCAGCGCGCTGCTGGACGCGGAGTCGGTGCAGGAGGTGGTCCGCCTGGTGGAGCTGGAGCCCCTGCCGGGCGCGCCCGCGCACGTGGCGGGGACCTTCGTCTACCGGGGCAGCCCGGCGGTGGTGGTGGACCTGGCGGCGCTGCTGGGCGTGAAGCGGGAGGCCTCGCTGGACGCGCACCTGGTTGTCTGTGGTGGCGCCAGGACCATCGCCGTGCTGGTGGACCGCGTTCGCGACCTGGTGGAGGCCCCGGTGCTGGTGGACGGGACGCCGGAGGGCACGTCGCCGCTGCCCTGGGATGCCAGCGGGTTGATGGCGGGCCTGTGCCGGACCCCTGAAGGTGTGCGTCCGCTGCTGCGGATGTCCGCGGTGCTGGTGGGGCCGGAGGCGCCGTGAGCGAGGGCGTGCTTGACGACGCGACGCTGGGCCGGGTGGAGGAGGTCCTCCTGTCCGCCTGTGGCGTGACGTTGGCGCGCAGCCTGCGGCGCTCGCTGGAGGCGGCGCTGGGCCGGGCCGCGCGCTCGCGGGGGCTGGAGCCCGAGGCCTTCCTGCGCAAGCTGTTGGTGCGCGAGGCCGCGGCGGTGGAGTGCTTCATCGAGCACGCCGTCATCGGCGAGACGTACTTCTTCCGCCACCCGGAGCACCTGCGCGCGGTGGCGCGGCTGGGGCGAGCGCACCCGGCCCCGTGCTTCCAGGTGTGGAGCGCGGGCTGCGCCAGCGGCGAGGAGCCCTACAGCATCGCCATGGCCTTGCTGGCGGAGGGGCTGCCCGAGGGCCGCTTCCGCGTGCTGGCGACGGACGTGTCGGGCCGGGCCATCGAGCGCGCGCAGGAGGGCGTCTACGGGCCGTGGTCCCTGCGCCGCATCGAGCCGGAGCAGGAGAAGCGCTTCCTGGTGGCGAACGGCGAGGGCTTCTCCGTCATCCCGCAGGTCCGGCGCGCCGTGGAGTTCCGGCGCCACAACCTGGTGGTGGACCCGCCGCCCTTCATGGGGCTGGGCGCCATCTTCTGCCGCAACGTGCTCATCTACTTCCCGACGGAGCTGGCGCGCGAGGTGCTGCGGCGCTTCATTGACGCGCTGGCGCCTGGCGGGCTGCTCTTCGTCTCGCCCGCCGAGGTGCCGCTCACCAATGGCCTGGGCCTGGAGACGGTGGACGCCGAGGGGAGCGTGGCGCTGCGGGTGCCCGTGCCCGGGGCGGCGCAGGCCGTGACGCCGGAGGCGCGGCTGCCGCGCGTGGGGGGCCGCCGTGATGCCCTGGCCGCGGGCGCGCTGGCCGTCTCGCCAGCGCCGCCGGACACGCGTGGGGGAGCGGGGCGCCCGTCCGCGGCGCGAGCCGCCGAGCCGCCACGCCTGGCCTGGGCTGGAAGCGCGAGCCCAGGGGCGTTCCCGCCGGTGGCCGGGGCGCCGCGTGGGGTGGGGACCGGAAACGCGAACGTGGTCGTGCCTACGCCCGAGGAGGACCCGGCGCTGGCGCGGGCCATCAGCGCCGCGCGCTCGGGGCGCTTCGACGAGGCGGAGGCGCTGGCGCGTCAGGCCGCGAAGGCGCTCGTCCCGGAGGCGTACCTGCTCCTGTCCATGGTGGCCGATGTGCGCGGCGACCTGAACGGGGCGGTGGAGGCGGTCCGCAAGGCCTTGTACCTGGAGCCCCGCCTGGCGCTTGGGCACGCCACCCTGGTGGCCCTGTACGGCCGCATGGAGCGGCGCGAGGACGCGGAGCGTGCGAGGCAGAACGCCCTGCGCGCGCTGGATGGATTGGACGACGAACACCCGCTGCGTGGGGTGGAGACGATGACGGCCGGTGGCCTGAGGCAGGCCCTGGCGCCAGTCGAGCAGGCTGGCTGGCAGGGGGCGCGCTGAGCGGCGCGCGCTCCTCACGAGGTGGGAGGCAACGTGGACGTCAAAGAGACGCACCTGACACCGCCGGGCCGCGCGCCGGGGAGCAGGCTCAGTCTGCGGATGAAGATCCTCGCGCTCACCGGGGCGACGGGGGGACTGGTGGCCGTCTTCCTCATCACCACGACGTGGGTGCAGATGGGGGATGCGCTTCGCAATGACCTGTCCCGCCGCGCCAACTCGGTGAGCGTGGAGCTGGCGAGGACGCTGACGCCCATGCTGGGCGCGAGGCGCGACCCGGAGCGGCTCCAGGAGCTGGTGCAGGGCGCGCTGAGCCTGGGGCCCGAGGTCGCCTACGTCCGCGTCCACGACGCGGACGGCACGCTCCTGGGCGAGGCCGCCGCGGAGCGTTACGTCGGCGAGGCCCAGTCGCCCGCCGCCATCGAGGGCGACGCCTCGGTGCTCCGCCGCAGGGCCGTGAAGGGCACGGGCCTGGTGGAGACGACGACGCCGGTGCTCGCGCCCGGGTCCACCTCGCACCTGGGCACCCTCCAGCTCGCGCTGCACGAGGAGGGCCTGCGCCAGACGCTGCGCGAGGCCACGCGCTTCACGGCCATCATCAGCCTGCTGGTGCTGGTGGCCTGCCTGGTGGCGGCCTGGCTGGTGTCCGGGATGCTCGTGGTGCCGCTGGAGCGGCTGGCGCACGCCGCGGCGGGCATCGCCGCGGGGGACCTGCGCCAGCAGGTGGACCTCCAGGGCTCGGATGAGATTGGCGACGTGGCGCGCAGCTTCGCGGTGATGACGGACGCGCTCTCCCACTTGCTGCAGGACCTGCGCGGCGCGGCGGCGGAGATGGAGCGGGAGGCGGCGGGCGTGCTGGCCACCTCCACCCAGCAGTCCGCCATGGCCCACCAGCAGGCCTCCGCCATCAACGAGACGAGCACCACGGTGGCGGAGATTGCCCAGACGTCCAAGCAGGCCACCGCCTACGCGGACTCGGTCATCTCCCAGACGCAGAAGTCGGAGGCGCTCAGCGCGGAAGGGCAGCAGGTCGTCAGCGAGAGCGTCTCCGGCATGGAGAAGCTGGGCGAGCAGGTGAAGGCCATTGCCCTGGCCATCTCCGACCTCAGCGAGCGCACGCTGCAGATTGGCGACATCATCAGCACGGTGAAGGACGTGGCCGAGCAGTCCAACCTGTTGGCGCTCAACGCCTCCATCGAGGCGGCGAAGGCGGGCGAGCACGGCCGCGGCTTCGCGGTGGTGGCCACGGAGATGCGCACGCTGGCGGAGCAGTCCCGCATCGCCGCGGAGCAGGTGCGCGGCCTGCTCAACGAAGTGCAGAAGGGGACGCGTCAGGCCGTCAGCGCCACGGAGGAGGGCAGCCGCCGGGCGCAGGCGGCCATGGAGCTGGCGCGCGAGGCGGGGACGACCATCCTGGGGCTGTCGGAGGTCATCCGCGAGTCGTCGGGCGCGGCGCGGCAGATTGCCGGCAACACGCGTCAGCAGACCATTGGCGTGGAGCAGATCTCCACCGCCATGAGCGAGCTGACCTCCGCCATGGGAGACTCGGTGGAGAGCACCCGGCGCATCGAACAGGTGGCGGGCAATCTGACCAATCTCTCGAAACGGTTCTCGGACCTGGTGGGTAGGTACCAGTTATGAACGCAAAGGTGCTCATCGTCGAAGACACGAAGACCATCACCAACCTGCTTCAGGTGTACCTGATGGGGTGGGGGCTGGAGTTCTTCGACGCTCCGAACGGCGCGCAGGGCCTCACCAAGGCGCGTGAGCTCAAGCCGGACCTCATCATCTCCGACGTGCAGATGCCGGAGATGGATGGCTTCGCGCTGTGCGCGGCGGTGCGGGCGGACCCGCAGCTTCACAACACGCCCTTCATGATGCTCACCTCGCTGAAGGACGACGCGAGCCGGCAGAAAGGCAAGCTGGTGGGGGCCAGCGCCTTCCTCAACAAGCCGGTGTCGGTGGACGACCTTCGTTCGAAGGTGCGCGACATCCTGAAGCTGCCCGCGACCCGGTACTGAGCGCATGTCGAAGGACGACGCCAAGATGGATTACGCCGGGCTGAAGCGACAGCTCTCCGAGGCGCACGCGCTGCTGGACGGCAGGCAGGGGGTGAGCCCGGAGAAGCGGCGCGAGGTGCTGAGCGCCCGGGCCCGCGCCCTGGCCGAAGCCCGCCACGAGGAGCGCCAGGAGGTGCTCTCCGTGCTGGCCTTCCAGGTGGGCGGTGAGCGCTACGCGGTGCGCATCGAGCACGTGGACCACGTGCTGGAGGCGCGCGGCATCAGCGCGTTGCCCGGCGCGCCCCGGCACGTGCTGGGCGCGCTGGTGAGCCGCTCGCGCGTGGTGCCGGTGCTGGACCTGCGTCAGCTCCTGGGGCTGGAGGGGGGCGGCATGTCGGACCTCGGCAAGGTGGTGGTGGTCGAGGCAGGGGACAGTGAAGAGAGTTTCGGGCTGGCGGCCGAGTCCGTGGAGGGCCGCAAGGAGTTGCCGAAGACGGAGCTGTCCCAGCCTCCGCCCGGGCCCTTCTTGTTCCTCACGCCGGACCGGCTGACGGTGTTGGACCTGGAGCAGCTCGGGGGCCCGTCCGCCACGCGGCCCGAAGGGGAGTAGGCACGCGCCATGGATCCTCAGCTCTTGCGCAGCATCTGGCCGGTGTTCTCCGCGGAGACGCGCGAGCAGATTCAGGCCATCGGGTCGAAGGTGTTGGGGCTGGAGGGCCCGGCGCAGGGGCGCGAGCCGGACCTGCTTCCGTCGCTCAAGCGGCTGGTCCACAGCCTCAAGGGCTCCGCGGCCAGCCTGGGGCTGGACGACATCGAGCAGGTGGTGCACGCCATCGAGGACGGGCTGGCCGCCTTCAACCAGGAGGAGCGGCTGCCTCGCGACACGGTGGAGGCCATGCTGCGGGGCCTGTCCGCCATCGAAGGCGCCATGGCCCGGGGCGACGCTGGGCAGACGCCC
Proteins encoded in this window:
- a CDS encoding chemotaxis protein CheW, with translation MPDTPENPMAARSRRLSVEERLGQLEAEQARLRQELASLAGELRLPGMYLTVDAAGTSALLDAESVQEVVRLVELEPLPGAPAHVAGTFVYRGSPAVVVDLAALLGVKREASLDAHLVVCGGARTIAVLVDRVRDLVEAPVLVDGTPEGTSPLPWDASGLMAGLCRTPEGVRPLLRMSAVLVGPEAP
- a CDS encoding CheR family methyltransferase; translation: MSEGVLDDATLGRVEEVLLSACGVTLARSLRRSLEAALGRAARSRGLEPEAFLRKLLVREAAAVECFIEHAVIGETYFFRHPEHLRAVARLGRAHPAPCFQVWSAGCASGEEPYSIAMALLAEGLPEGRFRVLATDVSGRAIERAQEGVYGPWSLRRIEPEQEKRFLVANGEGFSVIPQVRRAVEFRRHNLVVDPPPFMGLGAIFCRNVLIYFPTELAREVLRRFIDALAPGGLLFVSPAEVPLTNGLGLETVDAEGSVALRVPVPGAAQAVTPEARLPRVGGRRDALAAGALAVSPAPPDTRGGAGRPSAARAAEPPRLAWAGSASPGAFPPVAGAPRGVGTGNANVVVPTPEEDPALARAISAARSGRFDEAEALARQAAKALVPEAYLLLSMVADVRGDLNGAVEAVRKALYLEPRLALGHATLVALYGRMERREDAERARQNALRALDGLDDEHPLRGVETMTAGGLRQALAPVEQAGWQGAR
- a CDS encoding methyl-accepting chemotaxis protein, with the protein product MGGNVDVKETHLTPPGRAPGSRLSLRMKILALTGATGGLVAVFLITTTWVQMGDALRNDLSRRANSVSVELARTLTPMLGARRDPERLQELVQGALSLGPEVAYVRVHDADGTLLGEAAAERYVGEAQSPAAIEGDASVLRRRAVKGTGLVETTTPVLAPGSTSHLGTLQLALHEEGLRQTLREATRFTAIISLLVLVACLVAAWLVSGMLVVPLERLAHAAAGIAAGDLRQQVDLQGSDEIGDVARSFAVMTDALSHLLQDLRGAAAEMEREAAGVLATSTQQSAMAHQQASAINETSTTVAEIAQTSKQATAYADSVISQTQKSEALSAEGQQVVSESVSGMEKLGEQVKAIALAISDLSERTLQIGDIISTVKDVAEQSNLLALNASIEAAKAGEHGRGFAVVATEMRTLAEQSRIAAEQVRGLLNEVQKGTRQAVSATEEGSRRAQAAMELAREAGTTILGLSEVIRESSGAARQIAGNTRQQTIGVEQISTAMSELTSAMGDSVESTRRIEQVAGNLTNLSKRFSDLVGRYQL
- a CDS encoding response regulator — its product is MNAKVLIVEDTKTITNLLQVYLMGWGLEFFDAPNGAQGLTKARELKPDLIISDVQMPEMDGFALCAAVRADPQLHNTPFMMLTSLKDDASRQKGKLVGASAFLNKPVSVDDLRSKVRDILKLPATRY
- a CDS encoding chemotaxis protein CheW, coding for MSKDDAKMDYAGLKRQLSEAHALLDGRQGVSPEKRREVLSARARALAEARHEERQEVLSVLAFQVGGERYAVRIEHVDHVLEARGISALPGAPRHVLGALVSRSRVVPVLDLRQLLGLEGGGMSDLGKVVVVEAGDSEESFGLAAESVEGRKELPKTELSQPPPGPFLFLTPDRLTVLDLEQLGGPSATRPEGE